Within Nostoc flagelliforme CCNUN1, the genomic segment TTCCCTTTCCCCCTTCCCCTTTTCCCCACAAATGCCAAGAAGTCTATTGTGGAGAACAAAAAAAGAAGATTTTTGAGACACGTAGTGCGATAACTTAGCAGTGTCCATATTTGAAACAAGAGCTTTTAAGTTACTGGTTCCCTTTCCCCTTTCCCCTTTCCCCCTTTCCCTTTCTTCATGGACTCCGGTCGTAGCAGAGGGCAGGAATCAGAATTCCATAAAAGCCAACTGAGCCTCCAGCATAGCTGCCTTTCTTGCTAAAGCTGCATATTTAGGGCTGGAGTTAAAGTTTGACCGAATTACGAATTATTTTGACGATTAAGCAATCACATAAAAATCGTTTTCACTTAGTGACACTCCACCAAATAGTTGTGCAAATTTTACCTGAGTAAACGCACCTCGACTGCCATCTTGGTCAAAGTACAATGCACCTGTAGTGTCATCATAGATAAATCGGTGAGCGATCGTTGTTGCAGATGTTCCAAGGGTAAACTGACTAGCAGAGAGGAAACCTCTTAATAACCCCCCACCAAAACCAGCAGCCGATACCTGAATAAATTCATTATTTGCGTTGAAGTCATAAATACTATCAACGCCTTGATTATAACTATTGAAAGCAAAGGTATCAGCACCATTTCCTCCATAAAGGGTATCATTACCGTTCCCACCTGTTAGGGTATCATTCTCAGCGCCACCCTTGAGGGTGTTATTGCCCAAGGCGCCAGAGGCACTAAGAGAATCATTGCCATTGCCCCCAGAGAGTAGATTATCGCCTGTAGAATTGTCAACCTTCAAGATATCGTTACCAGCGCCACCGTTGAGGGTATTATTACCTGAGGCGATATTACCGTCAAGGTTGCCAGAGGCACTAAGAGAATCATTGCCATTGCCCCCAGAGAGTAGGTTATCACCTTTTGATCTGTCAACATTCAAGGTATCGTCACCAGCACCACCGTTTAGCGTGTTATTTCCAAAAGCGCCATCATCGTTGTAATAATACTGCTGGTCAGAGACAAAAAGAGAATCATTACCATCGCCCCCAGAGAGTAGGTTATCGCTTTGTGGTAGGTCAACATTCAAGGTATCGTCACCAGCGCCACCGTTTAGGGTGTTATTTCCAGGAACATTATTGAATTCTTGGAAGGATTCAAAGTAGCCATAGACAGAGAGAGAATCATTGCCATCGCCCCCAAAGACTAGGTTATCGCCTGTTCCACCAACAATCAAGGTATCTTTACCATCGCCACCGTTGAGAGTGTTATTACCTGAGGAGTCAAAGAGACTGCCTCTAATTGTGGAGGCATTGGAACTGAGATAATCATTGCCATCGCCCCCAAAGACTAGGTTATCGCCTGTTGAAGATCGAACATCCAAGGTATCGTTACCATCACCACCGTTGAGTGTGTTATTGCCTGAAGTCTCATATTTCTCAAAGTAGAAGTAGTCGTAGTAACCAGAGGCACTAAGAGAATCATTGCCATCGTCCCCAAAAAGTAGGTTATCACCTGTTGAACCGTTAACATTCAAGGTATCGTCACCAGCGCCACCGTTGAGGGTGTTATTCCCTGAAGTAGAATACAAGGGGTAGCGATAGGTGTTGGAGGCAAAGAGATAATCATTGCCATTGTCCCCAGAGAGTAGGTTATCGCCTGTTGAACCCTCAACATTCAAGGTATCGTTACCAGTGCCACCGTTGAGGATGTTGTTGCCACTATCATCAATGAGAGTATCATTCCCCGTACCACCTCGCAGCAGGTCGTTATCAGTACCACCAACAAGGGTGTCATTGCCACTATCACCAATGAGAGTATCATTCCCCGTACCACCGCGCAGCAGGTCGTTGCCACTTTTGCCGTTGATGCTGTCATTACCGCCCTGACCATTGATGACATCATTTGAATTGTCAAAGCCGATGACATAGTTATTCAGGTCGTTAAAAAAGGTAACTGTGTTCTTGTTGAATGGGTTCTCTTGGGTGGAGTTGGCATTGACGACATCAAAGCTATCACTGATGCTGGTTTGCGCAGAAAACTGGATATTGCCCAGCGTTGATAGGTTATCTAGGTTTTCCAGGGTAAAGTTCTGCAAGATGACTTTCGTCTCAACGAAATCTGGCTCGCCAAAGTAAATCAGATAGTTACCAATCAGATCACCCAGATCAGCCACCTCTTCAAAGGTAATTTCCAGATTGTTACCATTTTGGACGAGTAGCAGATTTCGGGCAGTTCTATCTTGGAATATCAGGGTATCCACTTCGGCAATGACTCCTGCCGAGGGATTTGAGCCTTTACCTACGCCACCGAAATCGGTGATCATATCGATGCCGTCGTACAATTCATAAACAAATTTATCGTTGCCGCTGCCACCAGTCAGGATATCATTGTCTATACCACCTGTGATGGTATCATTCCCCCTTAGACCGTCAATTGTATCCTCGTCGGAGCCGAAGTAGCCCACTAGAGTATCATTACCGTTGGTTCCAATGATATTTGCCATAACTTTTACCTACCTGAATCGATTTTTTACTAACTTAAGTTAGCAACCTACTGTTGTACCATTTCACTTTAATAATGATACAAATACCCTGGTAAGGACATGGCGATGCCATGCCCCTACGATAAATCTATAATATGTATCAGGATTTTCCTGAATTGGTATTAGTGCTGTTTTAGGACACAATTAACTCGCAAAGAGTTGAAGCTTTTGGCAATATGATAACTATATACAAAATATTTACTTAGATGTCTATACTTAAAGAGACATCTTTGCATAGTCTTCACATTATTGATTGATAAATGTATATAAAAATACTGAACTTTGTATAATCTTCACACTTTTATATTGATGGCAGCGATGCCTGGGTTAGGCGTAGCGTAAGGGATGAGGAAGGTTAGATGATCGCCTCGCATCATTTTACAATACCTCTTTAAGACTAAAAATATGAATGCGATCGCCTAGCGTTTAAATTGGTGTTTCGTTAATCGGAAAATCGCTAGAACTCAAATATCGTGTCAAAACAATTCAAAATTCACGCATTATCAATTTCATTATTACAATCAGTGCTTGCTCTGAAACCCGCCACTGATAGGGTAGCGTAAAGCCTGCGGCATGGCTTCGCTTAAAGCGACTGTGCGTAGCGTCTTGTAGACCACTGATTCAAAGAATCAGTGCTTGCTCTGACTCGAAGGATAATTAATTCAAAATTATTCAAATTATTCCTAAGTGAATTTTGAATGCGTGAATTTTGAATTCAAAAATGGTCAATATTGACCGAGAAGATTGGAGATCGAAGATTAAAGAAAAGCAGATTGAATTTGGTACAAGCCCCGTCCCTCGTGGACGGAATAAATCTCAAATCTACTTTTCTCTTATCAGAGAAGCTGCATCCCTTGTGGGTGCAGACAATCTCCAATCTGCCATCTGCAATCTCCAATGTGTTGATATGCATTTGCGTATCAATTTCTGCTGTGGTCAGTTGCTCTAAATTTCCCATCTTGCTGTAAGCATGATTCGCAACCAAAATATCGATGTGTCCAAATGTTTGAACCGCAGTACCCATAATTTGACCTGGTACAGCAGGATCGAGAAAATTTCCTTGGGCGTGTGCGATCCGAGTACCATACTTTTGAAGCAGAGCAATCAATGCAGAAATTCCATCAGGATCGGCTCCCCAGGTTTGAGTAGCATCATAGGGTGAATAAGAGTGAATGAAAACGTCTGCACCCAACATTGCTAATTGTTGCGCGATCGCTTTGCCTATTCCTTTACGCCGACTTACACCTGTAACTAAGGCAACACGACCTTTCAACACTGCTTCAGGCACAACTAGAAAACCTCTGTACTATTTGGACGTACTACTAATGTAACTTTTAATGCTTCAGAAACAACTCTCAAAGCCTGCCTGAATCTTAGGGGAGTAAACATCATTAGGTGGAAAAACTGATAAACATACCCCTGTTTTGTCAATTTGGGAGAATGCAATAGCCCAAATGGTTACGGAGTCTAGCTTTTGGCTATAAATTTGTGAGGATATTACCTACACCGCCGCCAACCAATCGCACACCACAGACTTGCACCCGTGGGCAAAGTTAACCCAAACCTGCCACTGCCCCAGATATGCATTCCAGTAAGGTTCACCATCAGCAATGCCGATAGCCGAGCCTACCTTGGAGATTAACTCGCTGTAGGAAGAGCCAATACTGTCCAAGCCTTGCTGCAATTTCAGTTTCAGCCCTTTCCAGGCTTGGGTTGCAGGACTTTCAACCTCATTTAACATTTGGGGGGTTGATTGCGATGTGTCAGTGAGTGGTGTCTGTATATATTTATTATTAATGCCTGACACCAAATCAGAACTGGCATTTTGAGTGCTGGCTAAAACAGATGCTTCATCCCGATTTAACCACTGCCCAAAAATCGAATCACGCTGATCATCAGGAGCAACAAACCGATAAACGCACTCCCGATTCTCACGCTTACCCAACCGACCGATATAATCGAGTTTCAAATCAATCTTGGCAAGTAACTTTTGAGCGATCGTTATCGGTGTATGTTTTTCAGAAATCGTTACATTCAAGTAATTCTTGATAACGTGCCGATGCTTTAGTGCCAGTGCCTTAAACTCCACCATTTTCTCATCAGTCCCACGTAACTGAACGTCTGGTGTAAGAAACTGCAACAGATTGAGGCTTTCGAGTAACAAAACAGCAGGCAATAGCTGCCCCTTGTTAAAATCTGGCTTCCAAACCGAATTCTCCCCTGCTTCTAACTGCGCTGCTGCC encodes:
- a CDS encoding calcium-binding protein, producing the protein MANIIGTNGNDTLVGYFGSDEDTIDGLRGNDTITGGIDNDILTGGSGNDKFVYELYDGIDMITDFGGVGKGSNPSAGVIAEVDTLIFQDRTARNLLLVQNGNNLEITFEEVADLGDLIGNYLIYFGEPDFVETKVILQNFTLENLDNLSTLGNIQFSAQTSISDSFDVVNANSTQENPFNKNTVTFFNDLNNYVIGFDNSNDVINGQGGNDSINGKSGNDLLRGGTGNDTLIGDSGNDTLVGGTDNDLLRGGTGNDTLIDDSGNNILNGGTGNDTLNVEGSTGDNLLSGDNGNDYLFASNTYRYPLYSTSGNNTLNGGAGDDTLNVNGSTGDNLLFGDDGNDSLSASGYYDYFYFEKYETSGNNTLNGGDGNDTLDVRSSTGDNLVFGGDGNDYLSSNASTIRGSLFDSSGNNTLNGGDGKDTLIVGGTGDNLVFGGDGNDSLSVYGYFESFQEFNNVPGNNTLNGGAGDDTLNVDLPQSDNLLSGGDGNDSLFVSDQQYYYNDDGAFGNNTLNGGAGDDTLNVDRSKGDNLLSGGNGNDSLSASGNLDGNIASGNNTLNGGAGNDILKVDNSTGDNLLSGGNGNDSLSASGALGNNTLKGGAENDTLTGGNGNDTLYGGNGADTFAFNSYNQGVDSIYDFNANNEFIQVSAAGFGGGLLRGFLSASQFTLGTSATTIAHRFIYDDTTGALYFDQDGSRGAFTQVKFAQLFGGVSLSENDFYVIA
- a CDS encoding SDR family NAD(P)-dependent oxidoreductase, with the translated sequence MPEAVLKGRVALVTGVSRRKGIGKAIAQQLAMLGADVFIHSYSPYDATQTWGADPDGISALIALLQKYGTRIAHAQGNFLDPAVPGQIMGTAVQTFGHIDILVANHAYSKMGNLEQLTTAEIDTQMHINTLEIADGRLEIVCTHKGCSFSDKRKVDLRFIPSTRDGACTKFNLLFFNLRSPIFSVNIDHF